A segment of the Aptenodytes patagonicus chromosome 3, bAptPat1.pri.cur, whole genome shotgun sequence genome:
TTACTAACACTACTAAAATACCAAAGGCAGAAGGTGAACAATAGTCTGTGGGCTCCAACCTGCTGGGAGCCAACAGAAATGTTATCAGGTGCTTACCAGACTCGATGTTATGTCCTGCCCTCAGCTCCACGAGGGGACCCCACCTCCCTCTTTGGCCGTTTTTGGCATCAGTCACCCGCCAGAcacacctcttcctcctccactaCTGCTCTGTTATAGGGCTGGAGGAAAATGTAGAGATTGGCTACCCTTACTCAAATCGCGACAGCATCCACCCTTCCCCTCCTGTGCCTATGCATCTCCCCAGTTTCCTAGCTCACACCTCAGCAATTTCATTTGGTTGTCCAAAAGCCAAGGTTCAGTCTCTTCGCCCTCAGGCTGAGGTTGTCCCAGTTTCTGCAGATGACTCCGTCTCTATCATGGGTATCACCGAGTCACATTTTCCTACCCATTAAGGTAGGCAGTTATCTATTTTCCAAGGTGTTTTAAGGAAACTGCTGGAGTTGAAGGGCTGCAAATACTTCCAGACTGCAAAATGGTGAGCACTGCTGCGAGAAATCTTGTGAAAATTTATGAACAGCTATTCAGATATTTTAATAGCTCTGGCATAAGATTCAGATAGCAGTCATAAACgcccattttattttattgtagtaCTGATCAATTCTAACACTTCCTGTCTCAGTGCATCTTCTTTAAAAACAGCCCCCTGAAAAAACACAGCCCCTGGAATAAacttttgtttatctttcaaCAGCTGTCTAAAATCCTCATTGAATAACACTTTGCTATGCTGTATCTAATTGAAGACCAGATGCCGTTGAACTTAAGTCATCAATACTCCATACAAGTACAGGCATCTGcttgcataaaaaaaagaaaaacttgctttATCGGCTCCTTACCTTCGAGCTCTTTGGAGCAGGACCAGTCTCATCTGCGAGGTGCATTACAAGTGTAGGGAGTTGTAAAAAGAAACCTCATTTCTTGATTGCCATTTTCCTCGTGACAGAGAGGATAAGTTGtaaaatttttattgcaaaatattaaaataaattacattttacaaagaCTTAGCAAATATTTACATACAGTGTGATTCCAGTGACAATCAGCAACAAAGAACAGACAGACAGGCATATTATGGAGTGATAAGAGTCAGAACTGTACAAACTTCAAAAGCCGTATGAAAGACaagctaattttttaaaaggtaaatccATCACAAATGGAATGAATCCCATGAGGCACAAAAATTACGAGTCTACAACAGAGTTCTTGGGGTGTTTTGCTTAGGTCAACAAACTTATATATTGCTTTTGGTCTCTTCATCAGTGACGCTTGTCTGCCTCTACACATACTCTTCCAGAtcaactggagggaaaaaaaacctcaacataTACAATTGTGTCACCATGGATATGTTATCAGTCTATGGTTTTATTTATGCATGTTTTGTGACATCCATTGCCAGCAACAGATTCACAAATCAGAAAAATTTAACACACCGCTTTTTGTATTTCCTCAGTGATTTCGTCGTACCAGTGTATCAGATGTGTTAAGACTGCCTGCTGTGAGATAAGTATCTGAAAATGATGCCCTTCTGGTAAAAATCGGCTTCAATAGCACAAGACAAAACCAAGAAGTGTCACAATGATGTCATGAAGGGTGGGGTCATATAGTCTATAGCACTTTAAAAGGGCTTTTGTAGGACAGACTTTTCTTGTCacatttcaggatttttaaaaaaaattaaaaaaaaaattgaaagtattGGCTCATCTTGGCAAAATTAGTAAGTAGTTTAGTATTGTGAAAGTGGACCCATGCTTCACATGATGTGACTGGAAACACAATCTAGTTGTAGGCAATAGCTAGGAAGAAGAGTTTCCACTTTCATTCCATCCCTTCCTTATATgtgcttttaagcttttttttcccctcccctccttttttaaaaatcccctttcctctctttccaggAAGAGATCTGTCTCACCTATAAAACTAATTCCATAGCATTAAGAGAGCTGTTAACATTATTGGTTAGCCAAATGGAGTCTTACATGGCatccaaagaaaatgtttccagaTTGACCAGATAATTGAAATAACTACAAGACCTTACCAAGCAGCACTGGGAAATTCACTCAGAGGCACTTTTGGGGCTGAATAGCTCAAAATCCAGCCTGGACACCCCTCTAACTAACTACTGGTAAATCTGAAGGCAGAAAGACAATTTAGATCCCCCAGGCAGCTGCTTTTCTCAAGACACGGAAGACAGGCAGGCAAAAAGCTGTCTTGCTTAGCACTTCGGCAGTTCTGAGGTGGCACCATAATTTTAAAAACCCTGGGAAATGGTTCAACTTTTTGGAGAGAGCCAGTATGAAAGCTACATGCCAACTAAACCCCTCCAAAACACTAAAAACAAGTAGGGCTTAACGAGACCAATTGTGTTGGCCCCTGTGTAAAGAGGAATTTTTTCCCAGTGTTAGGATTACATTAAGGCACATGGTGGGATGTCTTGAGAACAGTTTTGTGAGGTGTGATCATGTTTCCCAAAAAAGCGGGAATATTGtactttgttttaataaatttaatctaTTACTTTAAATCCCATGATAGTTCTTATGCAGACTTATAGTCTATGCTGACTACACTGGGAAAGGCCAGAGAGCCACATCTAACTTGATAATATGAAACAGATCCCATCCATTCCCAGCTCTGGCGTACAAGTGCACTTCGCTACAGAGAACAGAGTCTGGGTTCCAGTGTGCAACATCCCCTCCCAATCAAAGCAGCCCAGCCAAGTGTCTGGGttgtattatttctgtattaaagagaaatttatcttttttttttaaatcaagattgGACTATGCTTTTCCATTTCATGCACTTTCAGCAAGCCTCTTCTCTCCTCACTGTCCTGTAGCTTTCTAACTGTCACTAAAACTTTGATCTTTGCATCAATAATGGAAGACAAGTTGGAGGACAACAAAAGCTATATGGagtgctttctcattttcttttaagctaaTGTGcactttttcaaacaaaaaaataaaagagaaggctAGACTTGCTACACAAGCATCCTGTGTATCATGCAGGTAGTCTTACCTACCATTTCTTACAGTTACAAGGTATAGCTGTCAACCACAACCCTTCAGATACATAGAAATACTTGAAGGGCTTGGAGTCATTTTAAAACGATGAGGGTGGGGGTGTCTATTAGAAGTAAATTAGAACCTTCTCGATAGGgcctctccctctttcctgacAGATAGAAGACAAATTCATCCAGCCACTCCTGCTCCAAATAGcagtaatataataaaatatgattTCAAATTAGAATCTCTCTTCAGCGATACTATCATACAATACAGATTAACTACCAAATCCAATGATGTCGATTCCACATTTTTGCCAGTAAAACAGAGTTGGCCCTGGTCTTGTGTTCACACTCTATTTGAAAAAATGTCATATACGTggaaaattctgaaaagaaatgagcAAAGACAGTCCCTTGTTTCACAGTAGATGACTTCAAAACTTCCAATCAACAGGCTATCCAACCAGAGTGCCAGTTTCCCATATGTCCTCCTTCTGTGGAAGAGGCCAGCAATTGAAGCTGCAGCCAATATTTGCAGTTATTAGAAATATCTAGTAATTCAAGATTAGCATTGCAAGATTCCATAAGCTCTTCTTACAGAGCTAGTGAGTCTGCCAGCATTACACCGAAAACGAGAATGAGACAACTTTTAACTGTTCACTGAACTTTGGAAACTTTTGGACATACTGGAATGActtaaatactgtaaaattaaaCAGAACAACAGAACTTGACATGTTAAGGTTCAAAGGTCTTGGCTATTTTCTGTTCCAAGTATATTGGATACAACTGAAGTCAGTACCTTTTGCCAACATGTAATCAAGAGCCTCATTTGAAAGAGTTGTCAGGGTTAACGCATagatatggaaaaagaaagaaagaaaaataaaaccatgataTAATTTTCTTTGTAACCAAAACAATTTGGGCATAAACGTTATGAAGAGACATACTTCCTTCTCAATGAGAAGCGCATCTCCAAGCCAAAAGATAATACTTTCAGGAGCTTAGAGCCAAAGTTCCTTTTAAGAAGTGCCTTATGGCCTTAAGTCACTTGATCACATCTCAGTTTGCCCAAGATTTGCCATTGCCCAGCCTTCTTCAAAATGGGATAGAATAACCATTGTATATGCACATAGGtcatactttaaaacaaaacaaataagcaaagtgtaatcaactgtttaaaaaaaatcatctctcatTCAAGTCTAGTCTGAAGTACCAAGGCAGGGAGGAACATCAAATAACAATACTGACTAACACGCTGCACAGATCAGCAGCAGTGCTTACAGGTCCCTTCTGACAGGCATCAGGAAAATATCTGTGCCTCCCAAGGtgattttttcctcagaagagcAGTGTCAATAAAACTTCACCTGTACATACATACTGTATAGGGTTCATTCAAGTATTTCCTCTGGGAAATGGACAGTGGAAGGACACTTTCAACACTAAAAAAAGTTCATTGCATCCTGCTTGTGCTCATACATGCTTTGATCAATAGGTCTTCCAGTCACTTTACTCTTTAACAGTTCTGGGGCTGACGTGCAGTTTAGCAGCGCAGTTGGTGAGCTTCATCCCAGATGATTCTTCCTTGTTAGAGGGCTCCTTCTCAATCCAttcctttggaattttttttttttttaatttttttttattaaattatcatTCACTATAATTTGACAAGCACTGACATATTCTAGACAGATGTTTCAGATGCTTCCTCCTCAGTCTGCCAGCACACCTCAGCTCAGATCTGTGTGTCCCGGTATTCCATCTAAAGTTTCTCATTAAGAACAACTACTGGTTGCACCATTTTTTTGTGGTAACAACTTGACAATAggcaacttaaaaaaaagcaaaccccttGCTTTCATTTGTGATCAAAGCAGGATTCAAATCCAGGTTTTCAGAGGTGAAAGGCTAATGGAGTAACCGAACACATTTGATGCCCAAAACAGTCTCTTTGCAACAGTATAGTTACACTCCCAAACTAATTCCTCAATGAAATGCATAAACGCAGAGCAGGTCCAGTGTATTAACTAGTCTCTTCTCTTCTACTTTGTTCAAGAACCACAAAATCCCAAGAAGGAGCAGAATTCCAAATTCAACTGTTATTTTACAAGTTTTTCAGATAAGCAAAGCTGATGGGCTCAGAAACCAACTTAGGATGGGAAAATGACACTGGAGTTTATTAGTTTGGGActtgcttttgttctcaaagagacaggagaagctgcaaaaacatgcttttctcCTTGCTCTGTTAATTTGTTCAATATGCACTGACCACTTTCAGAAAACCATTGTCAAACATGCTTCACGTTGCAGCCTTCACATTGCTTACTGTATTATATTCATTCATCAGTTGTTCATAAGGCACAGAAAGTTCTAGCTCGTTATTGGTAAAGGTAGATTCATCAGAGGATGGGAATTTTACCAGTTTTTTTGCAGTTTCAGATTCCTCTGCGAGATTATCATCCATGGAGGATTTTGACGTTTCCTCATCATCTGAGATatcttcctcttcatcatcatcttcatttaCAAATGTTATATTGGCATTCTCAAATATTAAGGGTCGATAGTCTCTGGAATCCCACACTTCGCCTTCTTCTTCACTAATCCTGTCTAGCTGGTTTACAAACATGGTTCCTTCTAGAGGGCTGTCTCCAATACGTTTATCATGCAGGGGTCTCAGTACATGACCATTTTGAATGTCCAGAGAAGCCTCATCATACTCAAATGACTCTGTCTTTGTGTAAGTCACCTGGGCATCTATACTGGCATTCTGCATATTTTGTTTGGCATTTTCTACTTTAATCATTTTGTCATTGTTTGTCTTCAGGGCCTTCTTCCCAATTTGCTTAATAAGATCATTGTAGGtctcttctttctttgaaaggaaGCTGAAGATGTTGACATCCTTTGAGGTACCCATTTGAAGGGGTTTTTTAGACCGAGGATGGTTGTCAAatgactcttttctttttttcctccgtTTCTTGATTGCTTTGTGGACTTCCACAAACATACTGACCTTCCAGTTAACAAAGAGTGAAAGCCAAGCTAGTCCCAGATAGATCCATAACTCCACAAAATATCTGTAAAGGGCATGATAGTTTGCATCTGGATTTACACctacaaagaattaaaaacaagaacattACTGAAAGAGGACTCGCAGCTGATAAACCTTTGAAGTTATGACCCTGAGAACTACTCCCTTCCACACTAACAGAGCCTAATTGTTTGAGCACTGCCCTGAGAGGTGGTAAGTGGGGATCTGAAACCCTTCTGACAGAAAAAGTTGATCCCAGGTCTTCCACTTCTTGGCTGCATGTATTCTGACCACTGGACTACAACATAAAATAGAAGCATATTTACCCTCTCCTTGTAAGCTATAAAAgtgaacttttttcctctttgaaaatcATAAGCCTTCTCCCTGCCAGAGGTATGGATATAGGTACCTTCCTTGAGAAAAGGATTCAGAATTCCACTTACAAGGACCATCTCCAAAGCCCTGAACAAGGCAGTGGATTTTAGAGAAAGACAGGATTTAGGAAGGAGACACCAGTATGCTTAGCATTTCCTGTTGACTAGTTCTAGACAGCTGCACAGAGCGTGCTGCCCAGTACTTATGCGCCCTGCTTAGTATACTAGATCCCATTCAAAGGTCCTTAACTATCATGGTGGATATGATAGCTCCTTGCCTGAAATAGGGACCTGGGGCACCTGAAAGAGTTACGAACTCCAGAACTTGGCTCCAGACTTAGTCCAATAAAAGCCTTGGGTATCTAAACCAAGATTGAAGAGCGAGATCTAGTCCATTGGATCAGCTTTTACTGAATCTTCTATTCAGCGAAACGTTTTGGAAAAGCTTAGAAATCACCTTTTCAAATTAGAGTTTGAAAATTGAATTGCCACACTATGCATGTAGTAAAATATTACATAACATACAATTACTGACCAGCAACAAAATCTCCAAATCCTATGGTGGTGATAGTGATGAATGAGAAATAGAGGCCTTCAATGTAATCCCATCCTTCAGTCACCATAAAGACAAAGGGAGGAATAACCAGATGgaccaaaacaccccaaacaatGAAAATAGCTGTGCATGTAATTTGTGCTTTCCTctgtaaagaaagaagaaacaaaagtcaGGGAAAGATCtccaaattttcttttctcatccatGGCACCAAGCATCACCTGACAGCATCAGACATTTCAGAGTTTTGTGCTAACAGTTTATCAGCCATAACTAAACGTCACTGACTGAAGTAAAcgcacaacttttttttttccttatgcagaACTCACTATTCTTACAACTATTTGCTCAAACAGGATTATTTCCACAGTTTTCTTTCACACTCTTGAAAAATTTAAGGAGTTCCTGATATTTTATAAACAGGCATGGGATACAGACATAGCACTCCAGTCTAAAAAGCAGTCAGTACCTCTGACTTTCCTTTTATTCATTTGAGTATAGAGGATCAGAAGTGTTTAAGATGTTTCTCTCCTATTTATGCCTCCTACCCTTTGCCACTCATGTAACCTCTGCACAAagctgcacacacacatgcatttcaCCATCGTTTTCTGTACCTTCTTCTCAGGTGCTGAACCAAGAAATTTCTTGCTCTGTTTCTGAAACCAGGACCTAAACCAGTCCCGCTGTCCTCCAGGCACTATGGCCCTGCATTGCCTCCCATCTCTGTGCAGAGTTAGAAGTGAGATGGAActcacttgggggaaaaaaaacaaaacaacaaaaaaaaaccccaaaacaaacaaaccaccactcAGAAAACAACGAAAAGCCACGAACAAAAAAACACAAGCCAGTAACTCAGAACAAAACCTTATTTTCCAGTTGGTTCACTGAAGAGCAGGAAGTGCTCATGCTAGCATAGAAGCAGGTGGGAACAAAGCAGAACAGCTTATTTCTGTGCCAGAGGAGCTTGCATGGAATGTCTGTGAAATGAAGCCTCACCTACATTTGTCCTACAGTCTTCTAATGTAAGGAGATGCATATGTCTCCATAGAAGCTGCAAAATCTATATTTAGTATCAAAGGTTTCTACAAGACCTCGTTTTGCTAAAACTTCTTGCAGAACTAACATATCAGACTCAACCCCCCTTTCAGTTATTTCTGTGCAACACCATTGGGGAAAATTCGTATTTGTGCAAGTGTTCGTTTACTACCAAGATTAGCAGGTAAGTTAAGAAGCGTAAGCTTAATTCACGCATCAAAAATACACAGCGCAGGGGTAAACAAGAGAGGGCCTTACCAGGCTTACTCCTCTTTTCGTCAGAAACTGGCCCAGCCTCTTGGCACGTCCTCCAAAGAACTTCCCCAGAGCACTGATCCACGTCAAGCAGAGAGGAACTCCAAAGAGCCCATAAAATATGCAGAAGAGACGCCCAGAGGGTGTCTTTGGAGAAACATTTCCGTAACCTAAAAGAGATAAGTATGCACACGGTCTGTTCTTGTTGCAGAGAATTCAAGGCAATTCTACCTATGCACAAAACAACACTGCGTGGGCTTCTGCTGTATCAGATGCTCCTTACTTCACCATTTATAAGAGCTTTAGTCTACTCCAGCTGCTGATCTTCTGAATCTGGATACCTTCCAATTTTACTCTAGCAAACGTGTATTCCATTAATGCAGGCTGAGAGGACTACTGCATTTTAAGCGTTTCCTGGATTTTGTGCATCTTTTTCTTGACAAGTTGagagaaatatgaaataaagcTCATCTCAAAACTTCTAATATGATTCCCCAACCTTAAGCAGCACTGTTAAAGGCTTGATTGAAtcaattttacagaataaaagctCAAAATTCATCCTGAAGCTAGCTTCCATGTGAAAGATCCTCTTTCCAGGGTAAGAGTTTGCGAGTTAAGTGCAAGGTGAGTTGTGACATAGCAAAGTACTTCAACTGCATTTAGTTCTTTGCTGGTCACAGAACCTAACAGGGCATTACAAACTCAGGCTCTTAAATCAGCAGCCTATTTTCTGAACTTCTGCCAGAGCTTTCTTATTTAGGTGTGTTCCTGACTTCAACTTTTTGTCATAAGTTATATTATAAGCTGGGTATTGTGCGTTtcaaataataaaagaaaaccacagtATTGCATATGGTTTAACAGTAAGACTTCCATTTCTGTATACCTCCATCCTTCTCTGGTTATTTtgcattcctgtttttttttgcattgtaGGTGTAAGCAAGGGTGTAGCAACACCATGTAGCAAAGACTCTTCTGTAAAAACAGAAGGCAGATGATGTTGAGCTCTGAAAATTTGTATATCAAAGGAGGAAGAAGTCTTTCAATGCAGAGGGTTTACAAGCACAAATCAGTAGTGAGATTTGGAAGACAGCACTTGCTCTACTTTGCCTTCTTTAAGAGAGAGATAAAAAGTCTAGATTGTTCTGCAAGCCAAGAACACTGATAAATCAGTAGCTTAAGAGGATGCATGCGAGTAACAAGTCAGCTATATAAAAACCTCATATGCACATGCTTTAAGTATTAGTTTAATGGAATGTTTTGTAACgcttttgttttgggattttatGATTTGGAAATGTAAGTGCACGAATTAATGGAACTTGAATGACACCAGTCATCCCCAACAGCACCTTGAATCCGTTACTTATTGGAAAGACACATGTTTCTCTTCTGTATACCCATGGAGAGAGTGCcaaaatcctgtttttttcctctataaCCCCACAGGTGAACATGTGCTGTAGCAACTCCAGCCATTGGGACTTTATTCAGTGGCTAGCCTGACACACAAATGGAAGAATACAAACATACTAGAGCATACAGAAAACCACAGTTAGGAAAGTTGATATAATAAATACTTACCGATTGTAGTGATCACAGTAGCAGCAAAGATCACAGCGTTAGGCCAATTCCAGTTGTTGAAAGTATTGTTCCCAGTGATGGCAACCCCCTGTCCAGCAGCATTTGACACAACCTGTAAGAAAACAGTTTACAGTCATTCTTGGAAGAtcctggcagaaaaagaaatgcatctgTCCCTCTCAGGTTTCCCACCTTTGTTCATACTTTCAAAATAATCACTCAAGTTTTTGTAAAGGCTAGCCTAGTATATTTGCTAACaataattttatgaaatattaaaaacttgCTTCACCTAAGAAAAAGTAGTGCAGGTGCTCTGACATTTAAATTGGGGGTTTTAATTACATAAGCTTTTACTTGATTTACCAGTTTAACCCAAATGGCTCTCTTTCAGAGACCAAACACACTCCTCCAGACTGAACTAACATTTAACCTCCAGCGCAGTTCTTGAATTTGGTTTAATATTAGGGACATCTTCAGAACTACTATCCATTTCAAAACACTGCTACATGCCTCAGCTTGATTTGGGTATGAGCAGGACGTCATAGAATCCTTGGCAAAGCTAGTGCGATTAACGTTACTTCACCTGCTGTCCCTGGCAAAGTCAAACCATCTACAAGCCAACGTAAAACTGTACTTTCCAGCAAAGACAGACAAATCAAAACTTTTCCAAAGTATTTCATACAACAGCACTCTAATCATTGTCCTTGAATCAGGCCCCTTTCTTATCCCATCTTTGAATCTAATATGCCATGATGAATGCAAAGCACTCGTTTACAATGTTTTAGGGAAGCAAGTGTAGTTGTTGGCACTTCCACAGATTCAGCACGCCAATTTTTTAACATCTGTTCAGGTCTTCAGGTGCTCAAGAATTATTAACCATCTTCACCTTTTGAAGGAAGGGACTTGGAAGACCAAGCCTCCCCCGCCTTTCCAAAACTAGACTGTAGAAAATGCATTGTGACTATTTAGTGCAGAAAGTCAAAGTTTCAGATCAAAATCATGTATCTTGCCGATTCTGACATGTATTTCTACCTCCCTGAAGTAAAAGAGAATAATGATTTAACGTATTCTCTCCTAGAGATCCCTAGTTACTTAAATCTTTGCTCTGTCACGTCATGCTGCAGTTAAAGCCTTCTCAGGttactctgtttttttccccttcagtgtaAACCAAGGTTATCTGAACAAAACTCTAAGGCTACATCCACATACAGGAGAGGTGAAGGTATCTCCAAAAGTTGATTTGTAACATTATCCTActttctgtgtttctccctcaGTAAGTGTTGAACACAGAAAAATATCTTGAGCTAAATACCTAAAATTGGAGGCAATATACCTTTTTTTCCATAAACTTGACAGGTGAGGTTTATCTTAAACTGTTAAGAACTTACAGAGGTACCTACAACCAACTCTTCCTTCCCTTGccaccccttccttccttcctacttGATTAAGATCTGATCTTGGACCCAGCAGAGACTCAACACAAAGTTCAATCGCTACTGAAAACATACACAAGTTAATACAGGTTTTAATTATTCTTGAGACTTATTACATATCACCACCCTCCTACTGTAATAAAAATGCCCTCAAAGTGAATGTATTGTGCCTATACAAGATGcaaacaatttaattaaaaatgcactttcaaCACACAAGCTATTACAGAAGATAAAAGGATAGGCATTGAAAGTGAATGAAGGTACAGAACTAGATTTTTCTCCTGGTAAACTCAATGTGTGTGCAAAACTGCAGGCAGTGTCTTTCCATAGCCTACAGGCTCTGGATAGAAAAGGATATAGAGAGAGTTCTCACCAAGGCAGTCATCTGTCATAAGAAAGTAATGTTGAAATCAGAAGTAGCCCTAAAATGGGCAGGTCGAGAGCAGGCAAGTAAACACACAATGAATGCCacccccttccaaaaaaaaaaactatttgaGGCAGCTACAATGGATCACAAGAGTTCATCTGAGTAGAGACCAAAGTAACTTCATTCATTTCTGCTGTGGTCTGCAGATGAACTTCCTAAAAGTCCCAAAGGACATCCAAAGTACCCGATAGATACAATCTGTGACCTATTATCCCTGAAAAAGATGCTGTGacttctgctgctgcccagcaacAGTGCACTAAATGTTATATCAAATACCAGTTCTTCAGTCATTTTCCATGCTATAAGTGCacttggaatttctttttttattgttatttcctCACAGAGCAACTGATCTCATAGAGGTGCACTGAAGTATCTGTTTCCATTGTCACTGGGCCGTGATCTCATTGCATTACTCCACCTTCAGTCTGAGCTAATGAGGTCAGTTTCTCAGTAAGTACAGTTACTTTAAGATCCGCAAGCGTTTGAGTTCTGGAGGTGTGAAGGGGGCCCAGACCCAAGGGGAAGAAGCTGCTGGACTGAGTAGCACACAGCTGCCCTTCACACTCAGGCAGTTAACATTTTGGGGGAGAGATGGCCAGCTCTCTGAGTTATATAAACACTTTACATAGAGCACTACACATACTCTCCAGCCAAAGCTGCCACTCTCTTCCTGTCCTTATTTGCCCAGAGCTATCTGCTATTAGCGCACAATTATCTACAATCTATAGTCTAGTCTTTTAAGTTACTTTATGCCTACAATAAGCCTGAAATGTGCATTGCTGCAACCCAGCTGCAGGAACAAAGTTGGTCACAAACATGCTTAGATAGCTTTGGTGCAGTGGGAAATACATAGCTGCTTTCCAAGCAGCATAACTCTTGCCcatactgaaataattaaatattttggctTCAACAAACAATGCGAGTGGACACTATACAACTGAACAGCAAATATGTTTTTTTGCTTGGTAAATCTGTTAGGCAATGTCAGAGAGGCCTTTATTTTCATATGCTAGGATACAGAATGCCCCAGGTTGCCTGTGCTGGATTTCTTAAACCACAGAAAATTTGCTCTAAAAAGCCTTTGGATGGGAAAATAGGAGGCAAgtagggagaggaagaagagggtagATGGTGCAAGTGTTCTTGATATCTTGAAAGATGTCATTTAGAAAATACCTTTTCAAGTATGCCCAaattcaaaagctgaaaatagtTAACTAACTCAGAATTTACACATCCC
Coding sequences within it:
- the KCNK5 gene encoding potassium channel subfamily K member 5 — protein: MVDRGPLLTSAIIFYLSIGAAIFEVLEEPHWRSATNDYKRQKTELLKQFPCLGQEGLDKILQVVSNAAGQGVAITGNNTFNNWNWPNAVIFAATVITTIGYGNVSPKTPSGRLFCIFYGLFGVPLCLTWISALGKFFGGRAKRLGQFLTKRGVSLRKAQITCTAIFIVWGVLVHLVIPPFVFMVTEGWDYIEGLYFSFITITTIGFGDFVAGVNPDANYHALYRYFVELWIYLGLAWLSLFVNWKVSMFVEVHKAIKKRRKKRKESFDNHPRSKKPLQMGTSKDVNIFSFLSKKEETYNDLIKQIGKKALKTNNDKMIKVENAKQNMQNASIDAQVTYTKTESFEYDEASLDIQNGHVLRPLHDKRIGDSPLEGTMFVNQLDRISEEEGEVWDSRDYRPLIFENANITFVNEDDDEEEDISDDEETSKSSMDDNLAEESETAKKLVKFPSSDESTFTNNELELSVPYEQLMNEYNTVSNVKAAT